From one Neptunomonas phycophila genomic stretch:
- a CDS encoding GTP-binding protein codes for MAKKSFERNLPHVNVGTIGHVDHGKTTLTAALTRVCAEVFGGEA; via the coding sequence GTGGCAAAGAAATCATTTGAACGTAATCTGCCGCACGTTAACGTAGGTACTATTGGCCACGTTGACCACGGTAAAACAACTTTGACAGCAGCACTGACTCGCGTATGTGCAGAAGTTTTCGGTGGTGAAGCCG